The proteins below are encoded in one region of Silene latifolia isolate original U9 population chromosome 2, ASM4854445v1, whole genome shotgun sequence:
- the LOC141640932 gene encoding protein FAR1-RELATED SEQUENCE 5-like — protein sequence MKKLREKVSYQLFQDEDFKTRLNRCVWNNQLEPDEFEEQWGKIMTDYQLVEHEWFSDLYDLGNKVDPAYFKDVSMSGLMRVTSRSESENSFFDRFLTPHLTLVEFWVCYESALEAQRHKQSKLNSDNKHSEIPRKTKSNLEVHASEIAPPLDSTQPIF from the exons ATGAAGAAACTAAGAGAGAAAGTCAGTTATCAACTGTTTCAAGATGAGGATTTTAAGACCAGGCTCAAtaggtgtgtttggaacaaccaacTTGAGCCTGATGAATTCGAAGAACAATGGGGAAAGATAATGACTGATTATCAACTTGTAGAACACGAGTGGTTTTCAGATTTGTACGATCTCGGGAACAAAGTGGATCCCGCCTACTTTAAAGATGTTTCAATGTCTGGCTTGATGAGGGTTACTTCTAGGTCTGAGAGTGAAAACAGTTTCTTTGACAGGTTCCTCACACCTCATTTGACCCTTGTTGAGTTTTGGGTGTGCTATGAGAGTGCCTTGGAAGCACAAAGACACAAGCAGTCCAAATTGAACAGTGACAACAAACACTCAGAAATCCCACGGAAAACAAAGTCAAACCTTGAAGTCCATGCTTCTGAAAT TGCACCGCCTTTGGATTCTACACAACCAATATTTTAA
- the LOC141640930 gene encoding uncharacterized protein LOC141640930 — translation MKIASWNVHGLNCPLKQSEVRDFLIQNHLDVVALLETRVKIGNASRILNTSFKHWDSICNYDHHYNGRIWLLYNPFHVTVTVQSIGARWISCRVLHKVSSTSLNLTVVYGSNDAAERNALWTGLIAARTSTPWLVMGDFNVVRCPSEKLGPHPPILHEMMDFNSCLISCNLDDIAGTGADMTWTNKQDSLTRVWSKLDRALVNQQWITSFPTSHALFLESGLSDHSPVVVQVQEVIKTHKRFSFLNSWIQHPNYASTVRDAWAPPTVGNPMFRLFTNFRKVKHALTCFHRENYSDLTGRVKAAKEQLKDCQ, via the coding sequence ATGAAGATTGCCTCTTGGAATGTGCATGGCTTAAATTGTCCTCTTAAACAGTCTGAAGTCAGGGATTTTCTTATCCAAAATCACCTTGATGTAGTGGCTCTCTTGGAAACTAGAGTGAAAATTGGTAATGCTTCTCGCATTCTCAATACCAGTTTTAAGCATTGGGATTCTATTTGCAACTATGATCATCACTACAATGGGAGGATCTGGCTTCTTTATAATCCCTTTCATGTTACTGTTACTGTACAATCAATTGGTGCTCGATGGATCAGTTGTAGAGTGCTTCATAAAGTGTCTTCTACCTCTCTTAATCTTACAGTGGTGTATGGTAGCAATGatgcagctgaaagaaatgccCTTTGGACAGGCCTGATAGCTGCTAGAACTTCTACTCCTTGGTTGGTAATGGGGGACTTCAATGTTGTCAGATGCCCATCTGAGAAATTAGGTCCTCATCCTCCTATTCTTCATGAGATGATGGACTTTAATTCTTGTTTGATCTCCTGCAATCTGGATGACATTGCTGGTACTGGTGCTGACATGACTTGGACTAATAAGCAAGATTCCTTGACTAGAGTTTGGTCTAAATTGGATCGAGCCCTTGTCAATCAGCAATGGATTACCTCTTTTCCTACTTCTCATGCTCTCTTCCTGGAGTCTGGTCTCTCTGACCATTCTCCTGTGGTGGTTCAGGTTCAGGAGGTTATTAAAACTCATAAACGTTTTAGTTTTCTGAATAGCTGGATCCAGCATCCTAATTATGCTTCTACTGTTAGAGATGCCTGGGCTCCTCCTACTGTTGGTAATCCTATGTTCAGACTTTTCACTAATTTTAGGAAGGTCAAACATGCTCTTACCTGCTTCCATAGAGAGAACTATAGTGACCTAACTGGTCGTGTTAAAGCTGCTAAAGAACAGCTCAAGGACTGCCAGTAG
- the LOC141640931 gene encoding uncharacterized protein LOC141640931, translating to MGCITNTWYSFKINGGIAGFFPGKSGIRQGDPLSPYLFVLSMEILSRHLGILCDQKNVSYHPKCSKLNLNHLIFADDLMIFVRGDVPSVVAVKDSLVKFASLSGLHANVDKTNIYFGGVPPALVTEIIHATGFSKGQFPFKYLSIPSSTSRVSVNMFDPLLTKIQKKVFHWSSHALSYAGKLQLISSVVFGLDNYWGASLLLPGAITKRIEQLCRQFFWGIPDSARKLVFKSWKSICSPWSGGGFNIKDLSSWNRSLLVKWLALLLAPASSLWAKWQHAYVLKGTDIWNLQSKDSFSTSMKGILIIRDLLVASAGSIQTAHNLLQSWLQGSHFHLHLAYDFFRAAPVQGNWTKGLSYSSIVPSHRITCSMAAQGQLATQDNVKKRGYQFANRCYFCLSSEEDHDHLFFSCPFTAQVWSSILNWMSLPHLSASLPHLLAACPFGSSKHHWKVHCFYTSLAASVNQLWWERNQRLFCHKSTDAAGILRKIKDLVLARLSLKFPQSLLSPVLTPLAP from the coding sequence ATGGGTTGTATCACTAACACTTGGTATTCTTTTAAGATCAATGGTGGCATTGCTGGTTTCTTCCCTGGTAAGAGTGGTATAAGGCAAGGAGATCCCTTATCTCCATATCTTTTTGTCCTTAGTATGGAGATTCTTTCCAGGCACCTTGGAATTCTTTGTGATCAAAAGAATGTATCCTACCACCCCAAATGTAGCAAGCTTAATCTCAATCACCTTATTTTTGCTGATGACTTGATGATCTTTGTTAGGGGAGATGTCCCCTCAGTTGTGGCTGTTAAAGACTCCCTTGTTAAGTTTGCTTCCCTTTCTGGTCTCCATGCTAATGTGGACAAAACCAACATCTATTTTGGGGGTGTTCCTCCTGCACTTGTTACTGAAATCATCCATGCTACTGGATTCTCCAAGGGCCAGTTTCCATTCAAATACCTGAGTATTCCATCATCCACCTCCAGAGTTTCTGTGAATATGTTTGATCCCCTTCTAACTAAAATTCAGAAGAAAGTTTTTCACTGGTCTTCCCATGCTTTGTCTTATGCTGGTAAACTCCAGCTAATTAGCTCTGTGGTTTTTGGTCTGGACAATTATTGGGGAGCTAGTCTCCTTCTCCCAGGTGCTATTACCAAAAGAATTGAACAACTTTGCAGACAATTTTTCTGGGGCATTCCTGACTCTGCTAGAAAACTGGTCTTCAAGAGCTGGAAAAGCATTTGCTCTCCCTGGTCTGGTGGTGGGTTTAACATTAAGGATCTTTCTTCTTGGAATAGATCTCTTCTTGTCAAATGGCTTGCTCTACTTCTTGCTCCTGCTTCTAGTCTTTGGGCCAAATGGCAGCATGCTTATGTGTTAAAAGGAACTGACATATGGAATTTACAATCTAAGGATTCATTCTCTACTAGTATGAAGGGGATCCTGATAATTCGTGATCTCCTTGTTGCATCAGCTGGTTCTATTCAGACTGCTCACAATCTTCTTCAATCCTGGCTTCAGGGTTCTCATTTCCATCTTCATCTTGCTTATGATTTTTTTAGGGCTGCTCCTGTTCAAGGTAACTGGACTAAGGGTCTTTCTTATTCGTCCATTGTCCCTAGTCACCGAATTACTTGTTCTATGGCTGCTCAGGGTCAGCTTGCCACTCAGGATAATGTCAAAAAAAGGGGTTATCAGTTTGCAAACAGGTGCTACTTTTGTCTATCCAGTGAAGAGGATCATGACCATCTGTTCTTTTCATGTCCTTTCACTGCTCAGGTTTGGAGCTCCATCCTGAATTGGATGAGTCTCCCTCATCTTTCTGCTTCTCTTCCTCATCTTCTTGCTGCCTGTCCCTTTGGTAGTAGTAAACACCACTGGAAAGTTCACTGTTTTTATACTTCTCTTGCTGCTTCTGTTAATCAACTATGGTGGGAACGAAACCAACGACTGTTTTGTCATAAGTCTACTGATGCAGCTGGGATTCTACGCAAGATCAAAGATTTAGTCTTGGCCAGATTATCTCTCAAGTTTCCTCAGTCCTTACTTAGTCCTGTACTCACTCCCCTAGCTCCTTAG